GTGAGGTAACCTACGATACCTTGAAGCAGGTTGGGCCCGATGTTGCTGTCATAGCTACGGGTGCTAGGCCCGTCAAGCCCTTCACGCCCGGTATTGATAATCCCTGGTGTCACGTGGCAATGGACGTTTTGGATGAGAAGGTTAGAATGGATGGGTCCATCCTCATACTCGGGGGTGGGCTGATAGGGGCTGAGACAGCTGTCTTCCTCAGGGAGAAAGGCACCGAGCAGATTACCATCATCGAGCCGACTGACAAGGTCGTCGGCGGTCTAGGGCTGCGAGAAGGTTGGCACCTCAGGCATCTGCTCGAGGAGGACGACAAGATAGTAATCAAGTGTAATACCACTGTCGAACGAGTGGATGAATCAGGGATTCTCCTGCAAAACCGGGGTTCCTACGAGAGAGTCAAGGCCGATTACCTGGTGATAGCCGTAGGGATGGCACCGGAAAACGGAATCTGGGAAGAAGTCTGGTGTCAAGGACAACCACCCTTTGAGGTACATGCGGTTGGCGATTGTGTGCTGCCGCGTCGGATGAAGGAAGCGATCCACGAAGGGGCCGCCGTAGCCTTAAGTCTGTGACCCCTTTCTTCGACGAGAAGCGGACTAGGTGTCAAGGAGGGGTGAAGGTGCCCGAGCGAAACAGTGAGGTCATCCTGGAGCTCAGGAACATCACGAAGGTGTTTCCGGGAGTCAAAGCCCTTGACAACGTGGATTTCGACTTGAGGAAGGGAGAGGTTCACGTACTTGTGGGTGAAAACGGGGCTGGCAAGTCTACCTTAATGAAGGTGTTGTCAGGCGTGCACCAACCGGACGGCGGTGAAATCCGACTTAGGGGCAAACAGGTAGAGATCTCCAGCCCCAGGGGCGCCCAAGACCTTGGGATATCCATGATATACCAGGAGTTCAATCTAGTGCCCTTCCTTTCTGTAGCCAGCAACATATACCTTGGGAGGGAACCCACTCGCCTCGGCCTTATCGACCACCGGACGATGCACAAGCGAACCACTGAGCTGCTGGAATCGGTGGGTATGGACATCAAAAGTCAAACGCTCATAAAGGACCTAGGGATTGCAAAACAGCAGTTGGTGGAGGTAGCAAAGGCCCTCTCCTTGGACTGCGACATCCTCATAATGGATGAGCCCACCGCAGCCCTTGGGGCAAAAGCCATTGAACAGCTCTTTGAGATAATTCGTCGCCTGAAGGATAAGGGAATAAGTGTCATCTACATATCCCACAGACTCGAGGAACTCGCGCAAATCGGTGACCGGGTCACGGTGATCAGGGATGGCAAACGTGTTGGTTGCTCACCTATGTCAGACGTTAAGACGGAAGACATCATCTGCATGATGGTCGGGGACAAGATATGCCAGATGTTCCCCAGGGACATAGTTCCTAAGGGAGAGCAAGCTCTCAATCTTGTCAACATCTCTCGCAAGGATGTTCTTCACGACGTCAGTCTTGAGATTCACTGCGGCGAAATCGTAGGCCTCGGGGGCGTTATGGGGTCGGGCAGGACTGAACTGGCAGAAGTCGTTTTTGGTGAGGCGCCCTTTGACGGCGGAGAGATGTACCTTTTCGGGCAACGAGTGAGGCGCATGTCCCCGGTGCTGGCTGTAAGCAGGGGTCTAGGTTTCCTCCCAGAGGACAGAAAGCAGAAGGGGTTGGCACTAGACCTCAGAGTCAGGGAGAACGTACTCATGTCCAGCCTGAATAAGGTATTCCCCAATAGGATCATCAATTCGAAGATTGAGAAAGATCTAGTTAAGCGATTTGTAGACGACCTCAACATCGCCACACCATCCATAAACCGATTTGTGAAGTACCTTAGCGGCGGGAATCAGCAGAAAGTTGTTATAGCCAAGTGGCTCTGCACCAGGTCGAGGTTTTTTATCTTTGATGAACCTACCCGAGGCATAGATGTTGGAGCCAAGGTCGAGGTACACAAGCTTATGAACGAGTTGGTCAAGAATGGCGCGGCGGTACTCATGATCTCCTCCGAGTTGCCGGAACTCGTCAACATGAGCGATCGTATTTACATCATGTACAGGGGGACTATCGTGAAGGAACTTGGGCGGGATGAGACCACCAAGGAGGAGGTACTTCGCTATGAGACTACCGGCGGCAAAGACCGGGCCATCGCCCAAGGGTGAGCGACTACAGCACTACCTCCGGGGCATTCCGCCAGCCTTCTATGGGCTGATATTCATCATCATTCTCTACTCCCTGGTCAGCCCCGGCTTTCTGACAACGAGAAACATCTTGACCCTTCTAATCCAAGGCTCCATGTTACTCGTCATCTCACTGGGTATGACCCTTGTAGTACTCAGCGGTGGAGTTGATCTCTCCTTGGGTGCCTTGCTGAGTCTCTGTGGTGTCGTCATGGCAATGATGCTTGTAAGCGGCCAGAGCCTGTTTATGGCCATAATAGTCACATTACTGGTGGGGGTCCTATGCGGCTTGACCACGGGTACTTTGGTTGCCCGTTTTGGGCTGCAACCCTTTGTGGCCAGTTTCGGTATGCTTGGCGTATGTGAGGGAATTGCCCTAGTCTTCACGGACGGTTCTTCCATTATCGTACGAAACCCTTATCTCCGAAGCTTGGCTGCCAGTTATCTCATGGGCATTCCCATGGCTGGATGGTTCGCAGGTTTGTGCTTTGTTGCCTTCTACGTAATCCTGTATAAGACGAGATTCGGTGCGTACGTCTACGGCATAGGAGGAAATGAGGAGGCTACAATTCTTTCAGGGATTCGGGTAATACGCTACAAGACAGGTATCTATGTGCTTGCGGGCCTATCTGCTGCAATGGCTTCCCTTATTATGACCGGCCGCCTAAATGCAGCTCATCCCTTCGTTGCCATCGGCTATGAATTCGATGCGGTGGCTTCTGTAATTGTTGGAGGGACTGCCTTCGAAAGAGGCAGGGGAGGCATTTGGGGGACACTAGTAGGCGTTGCCTTTATCAGTGTATTGAGGAACGGCCTTAACATAATTGGGGTAAACCCCTTCGCACAGGTCCCTGTGATCGGAGCCGTTATTATACTGGCGATAATCCTGGGCAAGGCACAGAAGCGGTGAGGAGGGGGAGCATGTCATCACGCAGGTCCAATGTCAAAGGTATTTTGCTGAGGTCTGCCAGGATACTTGTCCTCGTTCTCCTGGCACTGGTAATAACAACCCTGAACCGCGATTTCGCCACCATGTCCAACCTTCTCAACATCCTAAGGTGGGGCTCTGCCGCAACGATTCTGGCCGCTGGTCTAACGCTCGTGGCGATTACTGGTGGCATAGACCTCTCCGTAGGTTCAGTATTGTCTTTGTCTGCATGTGTAGCGGCGTACCTGATGACTCAGACGGCGATAGGATGGCCGCTTGCCGTGGCAGGTGCGCTTGCAGCCTCGGCTTGTGTAGGCGTGGTCAACGGGATACTCGTCACTTTCGCGGGGCTACCCCCCTTTGTAGCCACCTACGGAATGCTATGGGTCGCGGCGGGGCTGGCTGGTCTCTTGATGCGGGGCTCGGTGTACTACGGGTTCCCCAAGGGTTTCCTTTTCCTCGGCGCCGGGCATCTCTTGGGTGTTCCGTTACCCGTATTCCTTATGGGAATACTGGTCGTTGTTCTGACCTTCCTTCTTCAGAAGACCACCTACGGGAGAGAACTCTACGTAATCGGCTCCAACATACGTGCTGCCCGTCTGGCGGGCATCAAGATAGACAAGGCGAGGATTATTGCCTACTGCATTAGCTCTATCTGTGCTGGAATGGCTGGTTTACTCTACATCGCCCGGCTCAACGCCGCAGACTCAGCCACTGGGGAACTCATGTTGCGGCCAGCCATCGCTGCTGTGACCGTAGGGGGCACCTCGCTTCTGGGTGGCTTGGGTTCGGTCACAGGTACAGTAACCGGAAGCTTCATAATGACCGTGGTATTGGCAGGCATGAACATACTCAACATATCCTCGTTCTTGCAGCCCACTGTTACCGGTGGCATTCTCATTGGCACAGTCATAGCGGATGTAGCCATGAGGCGCCGGGAGACCATGGAGGAAGACGTGTTCAGTCTGTTCCAGAACCTGGCTGGCAAGGGGTCTGTGGAGTCAAAGAAGGGGGGGTGACACATGAGACGGTGATTATTCGGTGGTTCTGCGGCCAAACAACACAGAATTCAAGGGGGGTTCAGTTGTGCAAAAGCAGCGCGCAAGCATTGTATTCAGGCTGACCATGCTGATTCTGGTTGTTGCACTGGTGGTCGCAGTGTCTGGCTGCGGAGGTGATTCGGCTCCGGAACCGGCACAAGAAGAAGAGCCAGCCGGTCCTACGCCCAAAGACAGCTACACCATAGCGTTCATGGTTAAGAACATGTTTAACCCGTTCTGGAAGCTGTGTAAGATCGGCGCGGAGAAGGCCGCTGCAGAAACCGGCAAGGTTCGGATTGTCCACTACTCTCCGACAAAGCCTGACAACATCGAGGAACAAACCCGCATGGTTGAGGACATAACCCAGAAGTTCCTTGCTGGCGAAATCGACGGTATGGTTTTCGTTCCAGTGGACTACAAGGCTTTGGTTCCCGCCCTCAACGAAGCGCTCGATGCCGGGATGCCCATAGTAATCTACTGCAACAACATGGATGATTTCGCACAGAACGACAGGTACATAGCCTATGTGGGGCAGAACGACTACGAGTTGGGTAAAGCCATTGCCGAATATGCTTTTTCCAAGGTTGATTATAGTGGCAAGGTAGTGATAATCGAGGGAGTGCCAGCGGCGATCACTAATATCGATCGAATGCGTGGTTTTCACGAAACCCTTCAGAAGTACCCAGACATGGAACTCATCGCATCACAGACAGGGCAGTACCGCAGAGTTCCGGGGATGCAGGTCATGGAGAATCTCTTGCAGACTCATCCCCAAATTGACGTGGTGCTGTCTGCCAACGATGACATGGCTCTTGGCTGTATTGAGGCCATTGAGGCCGCCGGAAGGCTGGGAGAGATGGTTGTGACCGGTATTGACGGCATACCTGATTCCCTAGCCTCCATTAGGGCTGGCCGACTTACGGCCACCATTGATTATTCTGGGTTCAGGCAGGGATATAACAGCGTTCACATGATTGTGAAGGCCCTTGACGGAGAGCCAGTTGACCGATTGATCATGCTCGACTTCACCGTAATCACCCAGGACAACATCGAGGATTTTCTAAGGCAACTCGACGAGATTGGGCAGCCCTATTAGGAAAGAAGGGCCGGGGGGCGACAGGAAAACCGCGCTCCGGCCCAACCTTTAACCTTTCACATCCCCACTTCTTCCAGTGAATACGGTCCTATGTGTGATTGGAGGGTGTCAACATGGCTGTGTTGGTTACAGGGGGCTCGGGATTCATGGGTTCCCACCTCGTAAAGGCCCTTCTTGGCAAAGAAGACGTCGTTGTGGCCTACGACAACTTCTGGGCAGGCTCCCCGAAGAACCTGGAGGGCCTGGAACGAGTGGTTCTCTGTCCAGGCGACATCCTGGACATGGGGCACGTGATTCGAGTATGTCAGAAGCATGGAGTAACCCGAGTGATCCATGGAGGAGCCATTTCCTCGCCTGTTCCGGCCATAACCCAACCCGTGGTAGCCGCCCGGGTCAACATTGAGGGGACCATCAACGTTCTAGAGGCTGCTGCTATCCTTGGAATGGAACGGGTTGTGAATATTAGTACGGAAGAGGTTTATGGTCCGTACGTGGCGGATCCGATGGATGAGGACCAGCCCAAGAACCCTGTCACACCCTACGGTGTAACAAAACTCGCATCAGAAGGTTACTGTGCCCAATACCGCAAGATATACGGGCTGGATGTGGTAACTGTTAGGCCCTCATGGGTCTATGGACCTTCCTTGCCCCGAAAAAGGCCTCCCAAGCTATTCATCGAAAACGCCTTAGATGGGATTGAAACCATATTAACCTGCGGTCGCGACCAGTGTCTGGACAATAGCTACATCGACGATGTGACTCGAGGGATCATGGACTTGCTGTACTCGAAAAGATTGAGACATACAGTGTACAACATCGCCAGCGGGGACGGCCGTACCATCGGCCAGATGGCTGACATAGTCAAGAGTCTCATTCCAGGCTCTCGTTTTGTCATTGGAGGAGGTACCCTCTGTTATCAGCACGGCTTCCACATGCATCAGAAGGGAGCGCTGGACATCACCCGGGCCCGCGAAGACCTTGACTACTCCCCCAAGTACTCCCTAGAAGATGGATTGAAGGCCTATGTCGACCACCTCAAGGCCGAAAAGCGGGGGGTGTAGACCGATGAAAGCTGTGGTGAAGTCAGCACCTACTCCAGGTCATCTGGCGTGTATCGAGATGCCAATGCCCATTGTCAAGGAGAAAGATGTCTTGATCCGTGTAAAGGCCGCGGGTATCTGTGGAACAGACCTATCCCTCTGGGATTGGAAGGAAGCGGTGGCAAGAACCTACAGCATCTCTAGTTTCCCAAAGGTTCTTGGGCACGAGTTTTCCGGCATAGTGGAAGAATGCGGCCCCGGGGTCGATGGCTTACGCCCCGGTGACAGGGTGGTGGTAAACCCTGTAATGTACTGTGGCAAGTGTAGCTACTGTGCGGCCGGTGCCGTGGCGGTCTGCGAAAACAGGCCTATGCTGGGCGCGGAGCTTGATGGTGGGTTCGCAGAGTTTGTGTCAGTGAGGGCGTCAAGCGTTATCCCGATTCCTGAGTCGATTTCCTATGAATCTGCTGCAGTCATAGAACCTCTTTGTGTTGCGATCCAGGCTGTGGAGAAGGTTCCGCCCGCTTTTGGGGATGTGGCCGTAGTGGTAGGCGCAGGTCCTATAGGGCTGCTGATCGCTCTGGTGCTTAGTACTAGCTACACCAGCAAGGTGCTGGTTACGGGGCTCAAATCAGATGCTGAAAGGCTGGGTGTGGCTAGACAGATGGGTGCCATCCCAGTCAACTTGGATGAGGAAGACCCCCTCGAGCTGGTGAGGAATATGACAGGGGGTGCCGGAGCTGATGTTGTGTATGAGGCGGCGGGACATCCCGTAGCGATACTTCAGGCCATCGAGATGGTGAGGCCCCGAGGCTCAGTGTGCCTGGCTGGTCTTCCGGGTCTTCCCACGGAAATACCCACAGTCAAGGTTACCTTTCAGGAGAAGATGCTGGTTGGAACTAGGGCAACGGCAGTGGGCAATTGGGCCCAGGCAATCAGGATGATCTCAGCGGGGAGAATTGACCCCACTGTTGTGGTTAGCCACAGGTTTTCCCTAGCTGAGGCTGAGGGGGCTTTCCATATGGCTAAGAACCGCCAGGGCATTAAGGTACTACTCATTCCTTGAAAAGCCCAATTAGGGGGTTGGGTTAATGGCCGAGGTCTATCGCCTCAGGAATGAAGAAGTCTACGAGGCGCCGGAGTCGGAGTTGAGGAGGTTTGCCCGCTTTTTCGTGGATTCCTCCATTGCCCCGAACGCGCGACTGGACGCCGGTGTATTTGACTATCCACCTGGCGCGGCCTGCCACGAGCATGTTCACGAACAGGCTGATGAAATATACTTCGTGCTTCAGGGCGAGCTGAGAAGTGTAGTTAACGGATTAGAGCACCGAATTGGACGAGGAGACTTGCTTTACATCCATGCGGGGGAAGTGCACGTTACCGACAACCCTACTGGGGAGTATACGTCCTTCTTTGCTGTCCATGTGCCATGTGTGGAGGATTACGATGAGTTCAGGAGGTCTTGGCCTAAGCGGCTGAACGTTCCGGAGGAGGCCTGGTAGCCATGGATCTGAAACTAGGAGGATGCACCTATCCCTATCTATACAGGTTGTCCGTGGAGGAGGCCTGCCAGTCCCTGGCAAGACTAGGATTTCGCTACGTTGAGCTGATGTCCACTCCCCCACACATATGGGTAAGGGGGATGGACGGGGCCGCTAGGAACCGCCTGAAGAAGGTGATTGAAGACAACGGTATGGAAGTCGTAGCTATCAACCCCACCTTTCTCGACATCAACATGACGAGCCTGAACCCCGCCATGCGGGAGGAGGCCATCGTGCAGATGACGGAGACCCTGGATCTTGTGGCGGACATCGGAGCAAAGATCGCCGTGATCATGATCGGCCGTCGCCATCCTCTCATCCCGGCTCCGATGGAATTGACATGGAGGAGCGCGAAGGAGGCCGTGCTCCGGTGCCTGGATGTGGCGGAGCGAAGGGGTGTTGTCTTCGGTCTGGAGATCACACCGGCACTCTTCATGAACACCTCCGAAGATATCGTCAAGATGACGGAGGAGATCAACAGCCCCAGCCTAAAGGTGGTATACGATGTGGCCAACGGGCTGATGTCTGAAGACCCGGCAGAGGGCCTCAGGAGGATTGCTCCCTACCTCATTCATGTCCACCTATCGGATTCGACTCCGGACCGCTGGGGCCACTGGCCAGTAGGAGAGGGGAGTGTGGATTTCGCCGGTACCGCCAAGGTGCTCAGGGAGATCGGGTACGAGGGTGTGAGCATCCTGGAACTCACGGAGTGTGACGACCCTGATGTCAAGTACAGAGAGAGCGTGGAGAGGCTCCGAGAATACGGATGGTGCTTGTGATCACGCTCAGATTGCCCTACGGCAAGACGGAGGTATCCGCCAAGGTTTCCAGGCAGCACTCCGTTCACCTTTTGGAGGCCAAGGAGAGGAGGCCTTCCGACGGGGCGGCCGAAATCAGGAGAGCGTTGGAGAATCCTGTGGGGAGCCCTAGGCTAAGGGACCTCGCGAAGGGTGTATCACGGGTAAGCATCGTGGTTAACGATATAACCCGGCCCACATCGACCAAGGCCATTCTAAAGGGGATCTGCCGCGAGCTATGGGGTGCCGGGGTGCCCCTGGATGGGGTCACCGCAATTGTGGCCACGGGCACTCATAGACCCGCAACCCCTGGCGAAATCGAAGACTCACTTGGCCCCGATCTCTCCCGGAGGCTGAAGGTTCTGAACCACCGGTGTTCCCACGACGACGAAGGCGAATACCTCGGCCATACCGCCCGTGGGGTTCCGGTAATCGTAAACAGGGCTCTCGTTAGATCGGAGCTCCGCATACTAACGGGCGTCATCCTTCCCCACCACTCCGCCGGGTACAGCGGCGGGAGAAAGAGCGTGCTCCCGGGGGTGAGTGGACTCGAGTCTATAAGGGTTCACCACTCCCTAGGCATCAGACCGTTCTGGCCTAGCCCAGGGTACCTTCACGGGAATCCCTTTCACGAGGAAGCCGTGGAGGCCGCGAGGATGTGTAGGAGTGACTTCATAGTTAACGTAGTACCTGCCACATATGGCGGCGTACACAAAGCCTTCAGCGGCCACCTGGAGGAGGCGCACATGGCTGGAGTCGCCGTGTGCGAGCCCCTGTGCCGTGTCACGTGCCCTGAGATGTCTGAGATAGTGGTGGTGAGCCCGGGAGGTTACCCGCGGGACCTCGACCTCTACCAGGGCGTAAAGGCACTCTGTACTGCAGAGATGGTGGTGAAGCCCGGAGGAACGGTCATTCTGGTCGCTGAGTGTGGTGAAGGTGGCGGCGATAGAACCTTCGCTTCCTGGATGAAGGAGTGTTCGAACCCTGCTGGCGTAATCGGGAGGTACCGGGAGGAAGGGTTCCGGCCCGGGGCTAACAAAGCATTCATGCTGGCCAGGGCCCTTACAAGATGCAGGGTCCTGGTGGTTACCCAGGCAGTTACAAGGGGTGAGCTGGAGACCTTGGGCCTAGGGCATGCGGACACCCTCCAGGAGGCCTTGAACATGGCCTTGGCGGATCACCCGGAGTGCCGTAGCCTCACGGTGATCCCCCGCACCAGCCACATCATTCCACAGTTTTCTAACGACGGTGAAGGAGCAGATCCAGAAAAGAAAGGAGGTGAGCCCCTGCTGGCCTAGCTGGCAGTGGCGTATGGGTGCCAGGAGGATACGTTGGAAAGTTCGCCAGGATCGATCTGACAAGAAGGAGAGTGGAGACCTTTTGCCCCGATGAGGAAATACTCCGGGGCTTCATAGGCGGGGGAGGACTGGGGGCCAGGATGCTCCAAGATGAGACCGGCCCAAAGACCAACCCCTTGGGACCAGATAATCCGTTGATGCTTTTCACGGGACCCCTGACAGGGACCAGGGCCATTACATCCAGCCGTTACGCTGTGGTGGCGAAGTCACCTCTCACGGGCATCGCTGGCGAGGCCGACTCAGGAGGGTACTGGGGAGCACTCCTGAAATTCGCGGGTTACGACGGGCTGATGATTACCGGCCAGGCCGAAAGCCCCGTCTATCTTTGGGTCCATGACGGTGAGGTCGAGATACGGGACGCGGGCCACCTCTGGGGGAAGGACACCTTTGAGGTGGACGAGATCATCCGGGGTGAGACACACAAGAAGGCCAGCGTTGCATCGATTGGGCAGGCAGGGGAGAATCTTGTTGCCTTTGCGTGTGTGATGAATGAGGGCAAGCACTCTCGCGCCGCTGGACGGACCGGCCTTGGGGCGGTGATGGGCTCCAAGAAACTAAAGGCCGTAGCCGTCCACGGCAAGGACTCACCGAAGGTAGCGGATCCAAAGGCACTCGGAGATTCGGTGAAAGGGCTGGCTCCGGTCATCGTAGAGAAGATGAAACGCTACACGCTCCTGGGGACTCCAGGGGGTGTGGTCAGCAACGCCCTTATCTCGGACCTCCCTGTGAAGAACTGGACGATCGGGGATTGGGTGAAAGACGCTGAAGTCATTGGTGGCGAGAGGATGGCCAAGACGGTGCTGGTGGGGCGCTATTACTGCCGGGGCTGTGTCATAGGGTGTGGACGTACCGTTCGGGTAGACAGTGGCCCCTATAAGGGCGTGGACGGTGGAGGTCCTGAATACGAAACCCTAGCAGGGCTCGGTTCCTTGTGTCTTGTGAATGATCTCGAAGCGATATGCATGGCCAACGAGCTATGCAACCGCTACGGGATAGACACCATCTCGGCAGGAGGGGTAATTGCCTTTGCCCTTGAAGCCTACGAGAAGGGCTTCCTGACAAAGGGTGATACGGGCGGCCAAGAGCTCCGATGGGGGGATCCCTCTGTGGTCCTGGACCTTGTCCGGAAGATTGCCTTCCGGGAAGGGATCGGTGACCTTCTGGCCTGTGGCGTGAGAAAGGCTTCAGAGGAGCTGGGGAAGGGTACGGAAGGGTTCGCCATCCACGTGAAGGGACTCGAGCCAGCCTTCCACGACCCCAGGGCCATGTCGAGTCTAGCCGTGGGCTACGCCACACACAACCGCGGGGCCTGCCACAGGGGCAACAGTCATGCCCTTGAACGCTATACTATCCCGGATATCGGCCATACCAGGGTGCTCGGTAGGATGGAATCCGGTGAAAAGGGCACCAAGACCGCTCTTCTACAGAACTACTCGGAACTCTTCAACTCCCTCAAGCTCTGCCAGTTCCTCTTTTCCTGTGTACCTGCTAGTTCCATACTGGGGTGGGTGCGCGCCGTCACCGGATGGGACATGGAGATGGAAGAGTTCTTGCAGGCAGGAGAAAGGATCTTCAACCTGAAGCGCCTATACAACATGAGGCACGGGGTATCTAGGAAGGACGATACGATACCTCACAGGATCGCTACCCTCAGGTTTGCTGACGGTGGCTCCAAAGATTTCGTCCCGGATCTCGAGCCCATGCTGGAAGAGTACTACAAGGCCAGGGGATGGGATGCTGATGGTGGCCCCACCAGGAGAAAACTTGCGGAATTGGGCCTTGAACATGATGCCCCTCCAAGAGGTGCTTGAGAGAGGGTGCCTAGGCGATGGGACTAGGGGAAGAGATCGAGATCTCGGTGTGAGGTACTGGCCTGGGGCTCTTCTCACACCGGTTCAGCGAGCTCAGGGAGCAAGACCCAACAACGTCATGGTTACTCCTGAGTTCGGGCCTAGGACGATCTGGTCCCTGTCACTGCGGGGTGCCTTCCCCGAGGTCCCTTGGTCTTAGGGGAGGAGTGTGGGGCTTTGTTTTGGACCTACGGCCCGGCGCCATGCAGGGCATCAGCATTCAGAAGGGTGACAGGGCGAGGATGGATCCCGTCCTTGACAAGACGAGTGATACATGGGGAGAAGGGAATGGAGCATTTCTGGTCGGAGCAATGCATCTGGGTGTACGCCGGGGGCCAAGGAGGGCGTTCCAACGGCAGCTGAGGGTGCCCAGCGGCACTATCTGATCCTCTGCACACTTCTGTTCTGGGTGTCGCTGTACTTGTACGTTCCGGTCCTGCCCTCTTTCACCGAGAGGCTCGGGGGCACCCTGAGGACCGTAGGGGTGGTCATAAGCCTCTATGGTCTGACTCAGCTCATCCTCAGGATACCTCTAGGAATACTCTCGGACCGGCTGGGGCGCAGGAAACCCTTCGTGGTGATGGGGTTCTGGATCTCAGCGCTGAGCGCCCTGGGAATGGGGCTCTCCCGCGGTACCGCCTCATTGGGTTTCTTCCGGGGTCTCTCGGGTGTGGCGGCTACCATGTGGGTGGCCTTCACCATACTCTACGCCTCTTTCTTTGGAGCGGATGGCTCAGCCAAGGCCATGGGCCAGCTGAGTTCTGGCATGTCAGTGGGTCAAATGCTAGCAACCTCTGCTGGGGGGTACCTTGCGCAGGAGTATGGGGTACGT
The DNA window shown above is from Bacillota bacterium and carries:
- a CDS encoding sugar ABC transporter ATP-binding protein — its product is MKVPERNSEVILELRNITKVFPGVKALDNVDFDLRKGEVHVLVGENGAGKSTLMKVLSGVHQPDGGEIRLRGKQVEISSPRGAQDLGISMIYQEFNLVPFLSVASNIYLGREPTRLGLIDHRTMHKRTTELLESVGMDIKSQTLIKDLGIAKQQLVEVAKALSLDCDILIMDEPTAALGAKAIEQLFEIIRRLKDKGISVIYISHRLEELAQIGDRVTVIRDGKRVGCSPMSDVKTEDIICMMVGDKICQMFPRDIVPKGEQALNLVNISRKDVLHDVSLEIHCGEIVGLGGVMGSGRTELAEVVFGEAPFDGGEMYLFGQRVRRMSPVLAVSRGLGFLPEDRKQKGLALDLRVRENVLMSSLNKVFPNRIINSKIEKDLVKRFVDDLNIATPSINRFVKYLSGGNQQKVVIAKWLCTRSRFFIFDEPTRGIDVGAKVEVHKLMNELVKNGAAVLMISSELPELVNMSDRIYIMYRGTIVKELGRDETTKEEVLRYETTGGKDRAIAQG
- a CDS encoding ABC transporter permease — its product is MRLPAAKTGPSPKGERLQHYLRGIPPAFYGLIFIIILYSLVSPGFLTTRNILTLLIQGSMLLVISLGMTLVVLSGGVDLSLGALLSLCGVVMAMMLVSGQSLFMAIIVTLLVGVLCGLTTGTLVARFGLQPFVASFGMLGVCEGIALVFTDGSSIIVRNPYLRSLAASYLMGIPMAGWFAGLCFVAFYVILYKTRFGAYVYGIGGNEEATILSGIRVIRYKTGIYVLAGLSAAMASLIMTGRLNAAHPFVAIGYEFDAVASVIVGGTAFERGRGGIWGTLVGVAFISVLRNGLNIIGVNPFAQVPVIGAVIILAIILGKAQKR
- a CDS encoding ABC transporter permease — encoded protein: MSSRRSNVKGILLRSARILVLVLLALVITTLNRDFATMSNLLNILRWGSAATILAAGLTLVAITGGIDLSVGSVLSLSACVAAYLMTQTAIGWPLAVAGALAASACVGVVNGILVTFAGLPPFVATYGMLWVAAGLAGLLMRGSVYYGFPKGFLFLGAGHLLGVPLPVFLMGILVVVLTFLLQKTTYGRELYVIGSNIRAARLAGIKIDKARIIAYCISSICAGMAGLLYIARLNAADSATGELMLRPAIAAVTVGGTSLLGGLGSVTGTVTGSFIMTVVLAGMNILNISSFLQPTVTGGILIGTVIADVAMRRRETMEEDVFSLFQNLAGKGSVESKKGG
- a CDS encoding sugar ABC transporter substrate-binding protein, which gives rise to MQKQRASIVFRLTMLILVVALVVAVSGCGGDSAPEPAQEEEPAGPTPKDSYTIAFMVKNMFNPFWKLCKIGAEKAAAETGKVRIVHYSPTKPDNIEEQTRMVEDITQKFLAGEIDGMVFVPVDYKALVPALNEALDAGMPIVIYCNNMDDFAQNDRYIAYVGQNDYELGKAIAEYAFSKVDYSGKVVIIEGVPAAITNIDRMRGFHETLQKYPDMELIASQTGQYRRVPGMQVMENLLQTHPQIDVVLSANDDMALGCIEAIEAAGRLGEMVVTGIDGIPDSLASIRAGRLTATIDYSGFRQGYNSVHMIVKALDGEPVDRLIMLDFTVITQDNIEDFLRQLDEIGQPY
- a CDS encoding NAD-dependent epimerase/dehydratase family protein; the encoded protein is MAVLVTGGSGFMGSHLVKALLGKEDVVVAYDNFWAGSPKNLEGLERVVLCPGDILDMGHVIRVCQKHGVTRVIHGGAISSPVPAITQPVVAARVNIEGTINVLEAAAILGMERVVNISTEEVYGPYVADPMDEDQPKNPVTPYGVTKLASEGYCAQYRKIYGLDVVTVRPSWVYGPSLPRKRPPKLFIENALDGIETILTCGRDQCLDNSYIDDVTRGIMDLLYSKRLRHTVYNIASGDGRTIGQMADIVKSLIPGSRFVIGGGTLCYQHGFHMHQKGALDITRAREDLDYSPKYSLEDGLKAYVDHLKAEKRGV
- a CDS encoding alcohol dehydrogenase catalytic domain-containing protein, translating into MKAVVKSAPTPGHLACIEMPMPIVKEKDVLIRVKAAGICGTDLSLWDWKEAVARTYSISSFPKVLGHEFSGIVEECGPGVDGLRPGDRVVVNPVMYCGKCSYCAAGAVAVCENRPMLGAELDGGFAEFVSVRASSVIPIPESISYESAAVIEPLCVAIQAVEKVPPAFGDVAVVVGAGPIGLLIALVLSTSYTSKVLVTGLKSDAERLGVARQMGAIPVNLDEEDPLELVRNMTGGAGADVVYEAAGHPVAILQAIEMVRPRGSVCLAGLPGLPTEIPTVKVTFQEKMLVGTRATAVGNWAQAIRMISAGRIDPTVVVSHRFSLAEAEGAFHMAKNRQGIKVLLIP
- a CDS encoding cupin domain-containing protein, encoding MAEVYRLRNEEVYEAPESELRRFARFFVDSSIAPNARLDAGVFDYPPGAACHEHVHEQADEIYFVLQGELRSVVNGLEHRIGRGDLLYIHAGEVHVTDNPTGEYTSFFAVHVPCVEDYDEFRRSWPKRLNVPEEAW
- a CDS encoding sugar phosphate isomerase/epimerase family protein, coding for MDLKLGGCTYPYLYRLSVEEACQSLARLGFRYVELMSTPPHIWVRGMDGAARNRLKKVIEDNGMEVVAINPTFLDINMTSLNPAMREEAIVQMTETLDLVADIGAKIAVIMIGRRHPLIPAPMELTWRSAKEAVLRCLDVAERRGVVFGLEITPALFMNTSEDIVKMTEEINSPSLKVVYDVANGLMSEDPAEGLRRIAPYLIHVHLSDSTPDRWGHWPVGEGSVDFAGTAKVLREIGYEGVSILELTECDDPDVKYRESVERLREYGWCL